From the Temnothorax longispinosus isolate EJ_2023e chromosome 6, Tlon_JGU_v1, whole genome shotgun sequence genome, one window contains:
- the LOC139814736 gene encoding uncharacterized protein, protein MSTINVEKRHFFLFPKEHDRWLAWVQACRRSDLIPKGPEYAHRNCRLCHVHFEEDKYKMVKSRARLHPDAVPTRCLEFTNNNSTTASTVSTNVIVSMENENNNVSTIMDNDEALNIEQHMSMDTVQEETTGNTCFNVGTFEMDLDVQIATPSTSREENNSNLQLPEPERVMNNDAEIAGPSTSGTCTKTQQANMSSDNSPRKTKLRLKNKKLKAQVKSLRETIRRLRKG, encoded by the exons ATGAGCACCATAAATGTGGAAAAacgacacttttttctttttccaaaaGAACATGATAG GTGGTTGGCATGGGTTCAAGCATGCAGAAGATCAGATTTAATACCGAAAGGCCCCGAGTATGCTCACCGCAATTGTCGATTGTGCCATGTACATTTTGaggaagataaatataaaatggtcAAAAGTCGAGCTCGCCTTCATCCAGATGCTGTACCAACAAGATGTTTAGAGTTCACTAATAATaa caGTACTACAGCTTCTACAGTATCAACGAATGTAATAGTATCAATGGAAAATGAAAACAATAATGT AAGCACAATAATGGACAACGATGAGGCTTTGAACATTGAACAACACATGTCAATGGACACTGTACAAGAAGAAACAACAGG CAATACATGTTTCAACGTTGGAACGTTTGAGATGGATCTGGATGTACAGATTGCAACTCCATCAACAAGCAGAGAAGAAAATAACag TAACTTGCAATTACCTGAACCTGAACGTGTAATGAATAATGATGCTGAAATTGCTGGACc GAGCACATCTGGCACATGTACGAAGACCCAGCAAGCAAATATGTCTTCCGACAATTCTCCTCGAAAGACGAAACTGAGATTGAAGAATAAGAAGTTGAAAGCGCAAGTTAAAAGTCTGCGAGAAACGATTAGACGGTTACGAAAAGGTTAA